GCGCGTCGCCCTCGCCATGGCGCTCGCCTGCGAACCGAAGCTGCTCATCGCCGACGAACCCACCACCGCCCTGGACGTCTCCGTCCAGGCGGAGATGCTGGAACTGATCGACGGCCTCGTGCGCGAGAGGGAGATGGCCGTGCTGTTCGTCAGCCACGACCTCGCCGTCGTCGCCAAGGTCACCGACCGGGTCCTCGTCATGAAGGACGGCAGGGCCGTCGAACAGGGCGCCGTCCACGACGTGGTCCACGCACCGCGCGAGGAGTACACCCGCACCCTGGTCGCCAGCGCCCGGAAGCTGGAATCCGCCCTGGACCTGAGGAGCGCGCGATGACGCCCGTACTGGAGCTGAAGGAGGCCGCCGTACGCTACCGGGGCTCCGCCACCGACGTGGTGCGGGACGTCTCCCTCGCCGTCGACGCGGGCGAGAGCCTCGCGCTGGTCGGCGAGTCCGGCGCCGGCAAGACGACCCTGCTCCGCCTGCTGCTCGGCCTTGCCCGGCCCACGGCCGGGGCCGTCCGCTTCGACGGGACCGATCTGAACACCCGGGACCGCGAACAGATGCGCCGCTTCCGGCGCAGCGTGAGTTGCGTCTTCCAGGACCCCTACTCCTCGCTCGACCCCAGCCGGAAGATCGGCGCGATCGTCGCGGAACCCCTGCGCTCCCTCGGCATCGACAGCCGTACGACCGCCGCTCCCAAGGTCGCCGCCGCACTGGAGCGGGTCGGCCTCCGGGCCGACGCCGTCGACCGCTACCCGCACGAGTTCTCCGGCGGGCAGCGCCAGCGCATCGCCATCGCCCGTGCCACCGTCTGCGACCCGCGCGTCCTGCTCGCCGACGAACCGGTCAGCGCGCTGGACGTCACCACCCGGGTGAAGGTCGTCGACCTGCTGGCCGAACTCAAGGAGGAGCGGGGGCTGACGCTGGTCATGGTCTCCCACGACCTCTCGGTGGTGGCCACCCTCTGCGAGCGCACCGCCGTGCTGGAGCGCGGGCAGATCGTCGAGCAGGGCGCCACCTCCCAGGTGCTCGGCGCACCGGCGCACCCCTACACCCGCCGCCTCATCGACAGCGTGCCGCGCCTGCCCGTCCGGTCCTGATCCGCGCCGGTCGGCCGCGCCCGCCCGCTCACCGGGTCCGCGGGATCTCGGCGGCCTTGGCCACCGCCTCCGGATCCACCGGGGGTTCCGCGGCGGAGACCGGTCCCGAGTTTCCGGCGGCCGGACCCGTGGCCGGACCCGCGGCGTTCGACGGCGCTCCTCACGACGGGTGCCGGGTTCGCCCGGCCGCCGGCCCGGAATCTTCGGCCGTGCCTCACCCGCCTCTTGCGAGTCCCCCGGACGACGGTGCCGTCGGGGAAGTGCTGAAGGACGCCGGGCCTGCTGATCGACACCGGACCCGCGCTCTTCGGACGACGAGGCCTGCTTCTCCTCCCCTGCCTCGTTCTTGTCGGACCTACCGCTCCTTGCTCGCCCGCTGATGCTGATCGGTAGGACGCATCCGCGCGACGGCGCGGCCCGGGGGAGGCGAGCGCTCGGCACGTCGGTCCGCCCGGGCGGACCGGCACGTCGGCCCGCCGGGGTGGACGCTCCGGCGGCGGCTCCTACGATCCTGGGATGACGATCACATACGAGTGGCGGGGTGAGTTCGACAACGCGACCCTCGACGCGCTGCACGCCGAGGGATTCGGCGGTCGGGCCACCGGGACCGACTGGCGGGCGCGCCTGGAGCGCCACAGTCTGGGCTGGGTCTGCGCGTGGGAGGACGGCTCGCTGATCGGCTTCGTCAACGTGGCGTGGGACGGCGGCCTCCACGCCTTTCTCCTGGACACGGTCGTGGCCCGGCAGCGCCGGTCGCGCGGGGTCGGTACGGCTCTCGTCGCGGTCGCTGTCGACGAGGCCCGCGCCGCGCGGTGCTCCTGGCTGCACGTCGACTTCGAGGAGCGTCTACGGACGTTCTACCTCGACGTCTGCGGCTTCCGGGTGACGCAGGCGGGGCTGATCCCTCTCTGACGCGGGCACGGGGCACGGGGAGTCGACTCCGGGGTGCGGGGAGTCGGGCGTGGGGCGTCGGTCAGCGCCGGTACGGCCTTCGCGGCGGGCGCTCCACGACGCGGCACCGCACCGGACGACCGGGCCGCTGAGGGACCTCTGTCCGCCGGCACCACCCAGGAGGCGAGAGGCGGCGCACGAGCCGCTCGCGGGCACGGGCAAGGGTGCGGCGGACGGGGCGCGTGCCCGGCGCACGGTAGCTCGGTTGGATCATTCGGCGGCACGGCGTCTGCGGGCGCGCGCGGGCGCTTTCTTGGAATACCGGGGACCAAATTCATTGATATCCGCGCAAGCGGGACACGGGGTGACTGAACAGGTTCACAGGTGATCACTTGGCATATGTCCAGGGCGAGATGTGTCGCCTCGTCGGATTGAGGGCGTACGGGCAATGGGGCGAATGGAGGCATGGCGGGCCGTGCATCCTCTAATGTGATTGGCATGAACGGGTGAAGTCGGGGTGACCCCGACCCGGTCGCCAAGGTCAATCGAAAAAGTGTGCGATATCTCGCCGCTCTTCGTACGCCGACGCGTCGGGGGAATGGTCGGGGGCCGGCGGAATCGCGGCGGGAAACGATCCGGCGTGATGTGCTCGGGAATGACCGATGAACATGTCGCAGAAAGAGCGAGAACAAGTGGGGGACGGCCGTGACCAATCCTTTCGATGACGAGTCGGGACGGTTCGTGGCGCTGGTCAACGACGAGGGTCAGTACTCGCTTTGGCCCGCACACATCGAGATCCCGGGCGGCTGGCGCGCCGTCGGCCCGGAGGGGTCGCGTCAGGAGTGTCTGGACGCGATCGAGGCCGCCTGGACCGACATGCGGCCCGCCGGCCTGGTGCGGGCCATGGAGGCTGCGGCCGAGTAGGCCGGCCGCCGGTACACGGAAGCGCTCCGCCCGCCTCGGGATGGATGGCGCTTCGGTGTGTGATCCGGTGCGCACCTTGATCGCTTCTGCTCCTTCTTGTGTCCTTAACGGGTCTGGTGGGAGCGGAACCGATCGGGGTGTGACCGGTCTTTGATCCGTGTTCGGCGGACAGGATTCCCGTGCCGCCGCGTGGTTTTTTCGAGCCGCACAGAAGGCGCCGGTAATTCGTCCCGCGACCCTTCGGAGGAGGGGGCGGGCTTTGCGTCGGGTGAACGCACCCGGCGTGATACCCCGGTGGATCCCGCCATGGGTGCGGCGGCTTCTCTCCGCTTCCGCGGACCTCTTGCCCGACGATGTGCGCACCGGTGCGGTGGGCTTTCTCTTGTCCCTCTCCGCCCTCTCCGTCGTCCCCGAAATCTCTCCCCAAAGGTGTCGACCGGTATGACTGAAAACGACTCGATCCCGCCTCGTTCGATTCCCGAAGAGTTCTTCGAACTGACTGCGGCTCAACAGGGCGTGTGGTACGGCCAACTGGTCGAACCGGAGAGCCCCAAGTTCAACATCGCCGAATGCTTCGAGATCCGCGGCGATCTCGACACGGAGGTGTTCGCCGCCGCCGTCGCCCGCGCGGTCGCCCTCTGCGACAGCCTCAACGTCGAGTTCGTCCTCAGGGACGGAGCCGTGCGCCAACGGGTCATGCCGGTGCCCCGGTCCCACACCGACCGGCTCCGCCTGGTCGACCTCTCCGGTACCGACGACCCCGCGGCCGCGGCCGAGCGCTACCTCGCCGAGGACATGGCCACCGTCGACCGCATCGACACTCCGCGTCACAGCCTGGCACTGCTGCGTCTCGGCCCCCGATGGCACTACTGGTACATCCGGTTCCACCACATCGTCGTGGACGGCCTCGGCGGCGCCGTCTTCGCCCGCACCGTGGCCGACCTCTACGCTCGCGTCCAGCGGGGCGAGGACATCGCCGGAGCCGAGCTGCCGCCCGCTCCGCTCGCCGACCTCCTCGCGGACGAGACCGCCTACCTCGCATCCGACCGGTACGAGGCCGACCGGGCCTACTGGACCGCCAAGTTCGCCGACCGCGCTCCGGACGCCGCCGGTTCTGACGGCTCTGTCCCCGGGACCGGCGCCCGGGGCGGCACGCCGCTCATCCGTCGCCGTACCGACACCCCGGCCCCGGGCGGTCCGGCCGGCGCGGACGGTGTGCACCTGCACACCGGTGAGACGCTGCCCGTCGCCGTCCTCGAGGAGCTGCGCCGGCTCGCCGCCGCCAACCGCACCAGCTGGACCGCCGTCATGGTGAGCGCGGTCGCCGCCTACGTGGGCCGGGCCACCGGCACCCGGGACGTCGTCGTGGGCCTCGCTTCCAACGGCCGCCACGGCGGACTGCGGCACATCGTCGGCATGACCGCCAACATCCTGCCGCTGCGGCTGAGCATCACCGCCGACATGACGGTCGGCGAACTCGTCCGGGCCGTCGCCCTGGAGATGCGCGGGGCCCTGCGCCACCGGCGCTTCTCCCGTGAACAACTCGCCCGCGAACTCAGGATGGCCGACGACGCGGCACGTCTGACGGACGTCGTCGTCAACATCATGGGTTACGAGTACGACCTCGAATTCGCCGGCAGCCCCGCCACCTCCCGCGTTCTGTCCATCGGACCGGTCGACGACGTCTCCCTCTTCGTCTCCGAACGCTCCGAAGGGACCGGGCCGTTGATCGGATTCGACGCCAACCCGGAGCTGTACCGCCCCGAGGACGTGCGGCTGAGCCAGCGCGCCGTCGTCTCCTTCCTGAGGGCCCTCGCCGGCGCGGACACCGAAACCCCGCTGCGCGAACTGCCGTTGACCGACGAGACAGCCGCCCGCGAACTCCTCGCGCACGGCCGCGGCGCCGATCTGCGAGTCCCGGAACCGGCCGTGGGCCTGGCGGAGGCGTTCGGCGCGCAGGCGCGCCGCACCCCCGACGCCCCGGCGGTGGTGGACGGCGACACCACCCTCTCGTACCGGCAGCTGGCCCGCGGCGCGGCGGAGCTCTCCGGAGCGCTGGCGGGCTGGGGGCTCTCCGCGGAGGACGGCGTCGGCGTCCTCGTGGACCGCTCCGCCGCGACGGTGGCCGCCACCCTCGGCGTGGTCGGCGCGGGCGCCGCATACGTACCGATGGACGCGGAGTGGCCCCAGGAGCGCCTCGGTCGCGTCGCGGGCGTCGCCGGGGTCCGTGCCCTGGTGGTCGACGAGGCCGCCGCCGGGCGGAACTGGGTCAAGGTGACCGCGGCCGTCCTGCCGGTGATCGTCGTCGACGCCCTCGGCGGGGTGCTGCGCGGCGCTCCACCGGTACCGGGACGCCTCCCGGAGGCGACGCACCCCGACCGGCTCGCCTACGTGATGTTCACCTCCGGCTCCACGGGCCTGCCCAAGGGGGTCGGCGTCACCCATGCGGACGTGCTCGCGCTCGCCGCGGACACCGCCTGGACCGGCGGGGCGTGCGAGGCGGTGCTGCTGCACTCGGCGTACGTCTTCGACGCCTCCACCTTCGAGACTTGGGTTCCGCTCCTGCACGGCGGCCGGGTGGTCGTCGCGCCTCCGGGTGGCCTGGAGGCGCCGGTCCTCGCCGGTCTGGTAGACCGCTACGGCGTGACCGCGCTCTTCCTCACCACGGCCCTGTTCAACGTCGTGGCCGAGGCCGACCCGGCGGCCTTCGCCGGGCTGCGCGTGGTCGCCGCGGGCGGCGAGGCCGCCACCCCGGACCTGATGCAGCGGGTGGCCGCCGCCGCGCCCCGCACCCAGGTCCTGCACGTCTACGGGCCCACCGAGACCACCACCTTCGCCGCCCGCCACCGGGTCGCCGCCGGCGCGGGCGGACTGCCGCCCATCGGCCGCCCGCTCGACGGGATGCGGCTCCACGTCCTCGACGCCGGGCTCGCCCTGGTGCCGCCCGGCGTGGTGGGAGAGCTGTACGTGGCCGGCCGCGGCGTCGCGCGCGGCTACCAGGAGCGCCCCGCGCTGACCGCCGGGCGGTTCGTCGCCGACCCGCACGGTCCGCACGGGGCCCGCATGTACCGCACCGGGGACCTCGTCCGCTGGACCGCGCGCGGCGAGATCGAGTACGTCGGACGCGTGGACGGGCAGGTCAAGCTGCGCGGGTACCGCATCGAACCCGCCGAGATCGAGTCCACCCTGCTCGCCGACCCGGGCGTACGGGCCGCGAGCGTCCTGGTCCGCGAGGACATACCCGGCGACCGCCGGCTCGTCGCGTACGTGGTGCCGGTCGCCGGCACGGACCTGGACCACACCGCGCTCGCCCGCCGGGTGGGCCGTGCCCTGCCCAGCTACATGGTGCCCTCGGTGTTCGTGACGCTCGACGCGCTCGTGCTGAACCCCAACGGCAAGGTGGACCGCCGCGCCCTGCCCGCACCCCCCGCCGCGACCTCCACGGGCCGCGCCCCGCGCACCGCGTACGAGGAGCTGCTGGCCGGTCTGTTCGCCGACGTGCTGGGCGTCGCCGCCGTCGGCGCCGACGACAACTTCTTCTCCCTGGGCGGCCATTCGCTGCTCGCCACCCGTCTCACCGGCCGGGTGCGCGCGGCTCTGGGCACCGAACTCAGCCTGCGTGTCCTCTTCGACCACCCCACGGTCGCCTCGCTGGCCGCGGTCCTCGACACCGCCGGCGCCGCCCGGCCCGCCCTCACGCCGCAGCCGCGCCCCGAAGTGGTGCCGCTCTCCTTCGCGCAGCGGCGGCTGTGGTTCCTCAACAAGGCGGAGGGCCCCGGCGACACGTACACCATTCCGCTCGTCCTGGAACTCGACGGCCCGCTCGACACGAAGGCCCTGCGGGGCGCCCTGGCCGACGTGCTCGCCCGGCACGAGAGCCTGCGCACCGTCTTCGCCGAGCTCGACGGCGTGCCCCGTCAGCACGTCCTCGACGCGGCCGTCGCGGCGGAAATGGTCCCGCTGACCGTCCTGCGGCCCCCGGGCGGGGAACCCGGTGCCGGAGAAACCGGAGAAACCGGAGAAACCGGAGTGGGGGGAGACGCTGGTGCGGAGGGAGTGGTCGGAGCCTGGGCGGAGGAAACGATCCGCCGTCTGACGGCCGAGCCCTTCGATCTCACCGGCGACCTCTCCGTCCGGGTGAGCCTGCTCCAGGAAGCCCCGGCCCGCCATCTCCTGGTTCTCGTCCTCCACCACGTCGTCGCCGACGGCTGGTCCCTCGCCCCCCTCGTCCGCGACCTCGGCGCCGCCTACCGCGCCAGGACGGAGGGCACCGGCACCCCCGACTGGCCCGCGCTGCCGGTGCAGTACGCCGACTACACCCTCTGGCAGCACCGGCTGCTCGGCGACGAGACCGACCCGGAGAGCCTGGCCGCGATCCAGCTCGCCCACTGGCGAGAAGCCCTGCGCGGCGCCCCCGACCTCCTCGACCTGCCCCTGGACCGGCCGCGGCCCACCGTGGCCAGCCACCGGGGCGACGCGGTCCCCTTCGCCCTGCCCGCCCCCGAACACGCCGCACTCGTCCGGCTCGCCCGCGCGGCGGGCTGCACCCCCTTCATGGTGCTCCAGGCAGCGCTGGCGGTGACGCTGCACGGCCACGGCGCCGGCACGGACATCCCCCTGGGCACCGCCGCGGCGGGCCGCTCCGACGAAGCTCTCGGCGACCTGGTCGGGTTCTTCGTCAACACCGTCGTGCTGCGCACCGACCTCTCCGGCGACCCGACGTTCCGTCAGCTGCTGGCGCGCGTACGCGATTTCGACGTCGCGGCCTTCGGCCACGGAGACCTCCCCTTCGAGCGGATCGTGGAGGCCGTCAACCCCGAGCGGTCCGGCGGTCACCACCCGCTCTTCCAGACCATGCTGGTCCTCCAGAACCAGGAGCGGACCGACCTGGACCTGCCCGGGATCACCACCCGGGACCGGTCCGGGCACACCGGGATCAGCAAGTTCGACCTGACCTTCTCGCTGAGCGAACTCGTCGTCGCCGATCTTGAGTTCGCCGGCATCGAGGGGTATCTGGAGTACGCCACCGACCTCTTCGACGCCGCCACCGCCCGCGGTCTGAGCGCAAGGTTCGCCCGTGTCCTCGCCC
The DNA window shown above is from Streptomyces sp. NBC_00247 and carries:
- a CDS encoding GNAT family N-acetyltransferase; translated protein: MTITYEWRGEFDNATLDALHAEGFGGRATGTDWRARLERHSLGWVCAWEDGSLIGFVNVAWDGGLHAFLLDTVVARQRRSRGVGTALVAVAVDEARAARCSWLHVDFEERLRTFYLDVCGFRVTQAGLIPL
- a CDS encoding MbtH family protein yields the protein MTNPFDDESGRFVALVNDEGQYSLWPAHIEIPGGWRAVGPEGSRQECLDAIEAAWTDMRPAGLVRAMEAAAE